Genomic DNA from Corynebacterium diphtheriae:
CTCGATTTCGAGGGAGTTACCGATCTTCTTGCCCAGTGGTGTGGACATGTCGGTGAGCAGCGCACGGGTGTGAACGCCTGCGTCGTTACCGAGGTCGACCATGGTGCGGGCGAGTTCGCGGGCGTGGTCGAGGTCTTTCATAAAGGCACCGCTTCCGACCTTGACGTCCAAGATGAGGGAGTCGGCACCGGCGGCGATTTTCTTGCTCATGATGGAGCTTGCGATCAGTGGGACGCAGTCGACGGTGGAGGTGATGTCACGTAGCGCGTAGATCTTCTTATCTGCGGGTGCAAGTCCGGATCCTGCGGAGGCGATAACAACGCCGGCATCTTTTAGGATGTTCATCATGCGGTCGTTGTTGATGTCTACCTCGAAGCCTGGGATTGCTTCGAGCTTGTCTAGGGTGCCGCCGGTGTGGCCGAGTCCGCGGCCGGAGAGCATAGGCACTGCGAGGCCATAGCTTGCCACGAGTGGGCCGAGCGGCAGGGAGAGTTTGTCGCCCACGCCACCGGTGGAGTGCTTGTCGGTGGTCTTTTTGCCAAGGGCACTGAAGTCCATGGTCTGGCCGGAGTTGATCATGGCTTTGGTCCAGTCGACGATCTCGCGGCGGTTCATGTCGCGGATGAAGATGGCCATGTTGAGTGCTGCCATTTGCTCGTCGCCGATGGCTCCGCGGGTGTAGGCGTCGATCACCCAGTTGATTTGTTCGGTGGTCAGTTCGCCACCATCGCGCTTGGTCCGAATGATGTCCACGGCGTCGAATTGTTCGGCCAT
This window encodes:
- a CDS encoding thymidine phosphorylase, which produces MAEQFDAVDIIRTKRDGGELTTEQINWVIDAYTRGAIGDEQMAALNMAIFIRDMNRREIVDWTKAMINSGQTMDFSALGKKTTDKHSTGGVGDKLSLPLGPLVASYGLAVPMLSGRGLGHTGGTLDKLEAIPGFEVDINNDRMMNILKDAGVVIASAGSGLAPADKKIYALRDITSTVDCVPLIASSIMSKKIAAGADSLILDVKVGSGAFMKDLDHARELARTMVDLGNDAGVHTRALLTDMSTPLGKKIGNSLEIEETVEVLAGGGPEDVVKLTCELARNMLEMAGIHDADVEERLKDGRAMDVWKRMVRAQGGDPEAPMARAEHTHEVVADRDGYLMELDALALGVGSWRLGAGRARKEDPVQLTAGIEIHADLGQKVVKGQKLLTLHTETPDKFDRALESITPGIVIGDEQPAERQIILDRIV